A stretch of Mucilaginibacter terrae DNA encodes these proteins:
- a CDS encoding glycosyltransferase family 4 protein, with product MKIAYISTYPPRECGIATFNQNLMRAISANFPERKSLSQGGFVVAVNDSENLQEYEYPQEVKYVIRQNHQKDYIRAANYINTSIADVCIMEHEFGIYGGESGIYILPLLNRLEKPLISILHTVLREPSYVQRIIVREIAEQSSKIIVMSHRAVEFLTTIYEIPAEKIQIIEHGVPDLEAPEDNPVNAISAFKNKKVMLTFGLISRNKGLEVVVKALPKIVAKHPDVMYVVLGNTHPGVVKHSGEEYRDYLKSLAAQLKVSNHLTFINKFVAEEELINYLTAATVYVTPYHNEAQITSGTLSYAVGAGAAVVSTPYWHATELLADNRGRLFDFKDADALADTVNGLLDNEAALNEVKQNAYEYGLHLRWPVIGAEYIRVAQESANRHDFRDKILRNSIVDPEVMPAFNLAHILRLTDDTGIVQHAKYGIPNLKEGYCLDDNARALIMALMAYQRNKSPEALNLLPIYLSYIHYMQTDDGNFRNFLSFDRRYLDEVGSEDSFGRTIWALGHLIGCAAHNSYREFAMELFHRSYPHFQKLEHIRGMANTIIGISLYLKAIPTDEGMINELMRLTTPLVEAYKRTSTPEWQWFEDVMTYDNAILPLALLHSCEITGNEEVRKIAMESMGFLDKLTLSNGYLSPIGNDGWYYRGGTFPTFDQQAIETMAMVLMYFQAYETLREPEYIEKMFLSYKWFLGENTLRAPLYDHETKGCCDGLMPTGINRNQGAESTLAYMISHLTVLKAFELEYEYNKYGQKIEVC from the coding sequence ATGAAAATTGCCTACATCTCCACCTATCCACCGCGCGAATGCGGAATAGCTACGTTCAACCAAAACTTAATGCGTGCTATCAGTGCTAATTTTCCCGAACGAAAGTCATTGTCACAGGGTGGTTTTGTTGTAGCTGTAAACGATTCGGAAAATTTACAGGAATACGAATATCCACAAGAGGTAAAATACGTTATACGCCAAAACCATCAAAAAGACTACATACGCGCTGCTAACTACATAAACACCAGCATTGCAGATGTTTGTATTATGGAGCATGAGTTTGGCATATATGGCGGCGAAAGTGGCATATATATACTGCCGTTACTTAATCGTCTTGAGAAACCATTAATATCTATTCTGCACACTGTATTGCGCGAGCCAAGTTATGTTCAGCGCATTATTGTGCGTGAAATTGCCGAGCAGTCTTCAAAAATTATAGTGATGAGCCATCGTGCAGTTGAGTTCCTCACTACCATTTACGAAATCCCTGCAGAGAAAATACAAATTATTGAGCACGGTGTTCCTGATTTGGAAGCCCCTGAAGATAATCCGGTGAATGCTATTAGTGCGTTTAAAAATAAGAAAGTTATGTTAACCTTTGGCTTAATAAGCCGTAACAAAGGTTTAGAGGTAGTGGTTAAAGCATTGCCTAAAATTGTTGCCAAACATCCCGATGTGATGTACGTGGTATTGGGCAACACCCACCCTGGCGTGGTAAAACATTCGGGCGAAGAATATCGCGATTATTTGAAAAGCCTGGCAGCACAACTCAAGGTATCAAACCACCTTACCTTTATAAATAAGTTTGTAGCCGAAGAAGAGCTGATAAACTACCTTACTGCTGCCACAGTTTACGTTACACCTTACCATAACGAAGCGCAAATTACCAGTGGTACATTATCATACGCTGTTGGTGCGGGTGCTGCAGTGGTATCAACCCCATACTGGCATGCCACCGAACTTTTAGCTGATAACCGTGGCCGTTTATTTGATTTTAAAGATGCCGATGCTTTAGCCGATACTGTAAATGGTTTGCTGGATAATGAAGCGGCACTAAATGAAGTAAAACAAAATGCTTATGAATATGGCTTGCACCTGCGTTGGCCGGTAATTGGCGCCGAATATATACGTGTTGCACAGGAATCGGCTAACCGTCATGATTTCAGGGACAAAATTTTGCGTAACAGTATTGTTGATCCGGAAGTTATGCCAGCCTTTAATCTGGCACACATACTGCGTTTAACAGATGATACCGGTATCGTTCAGCATGCTAAATATGGCATTCCTAACCTTAAAGAAGGTTATTGCTTAGATGATAACGCGCGCGCATTAATTATGGCCTTGATGGCATACCAGCGTAACAAAAGTCCCGAGGCTTTAAACCTGTTGCCTATTTACCTGAGCTATATACACTATATGCAAACCGATGATGGCAACTTCCGCAACTTCCTGAGTTTCGACCGCCGTTATTTAGATGAGGTTGGTTCCGAGGATTCATTCGGCCGTACAATCTGGGCATTAGGTCATTTAATTGGCTGCGCAGCTCACAACTCATACCGCGAGTTTGCCATGGAGTTATTCCACCGCTCGTATCCACACTTCCAAAAACTGGAGCATATACGCGGTATGGCTAACACCATCATCGGTATATCATTATACCTCAAAGCTATACCAACTGATGAGGGTATGATAAATGAGTTAATGCGTTTAACCACACCATTGGTAGAGGCTTACAAACGCACCTCAACTCCTGAATGGCAATGGTTTGAAGATGTAATGACATATGATAACGCTATACTTCCTTTAGCATTATTGCATTCATGCGAAATCACAGGTAATGAAGAAGTAAGAAAAATTGCCATGGAATCAATGGGCTTCCTTGATAAACTAACCTTATCAAATGGTTATTTAAGCCCTATTGGTAATGATGGCTGGTATTATCGTGGTGGTACTTTCCCAACATTCGATCAGCAGGCTATTGAAACTATGGCTATGGTATTGATGTACTTCCAGGCTTATGAAACTTTGCGCGAACCGGAGTATATTGAAAAGATGTTCCTCAGCTACAAATGGTTCCTGGGCGAAAACACACTACGTGCACCTCTTTATGATCATGAAACCAAAGGTTGCTGTGATGGCCTGATGCCTACCGGTATTAACCGCAACCAAGGTGCCGAAAGTACTTTAGCCTACATGATATCGCACCTTACCGTACTCAAAGCATTTGAACTTGAGTATGAGTATAACAAATACGGACAGAAGATAGAGGTTTGTTAA
- a CDS encoding aspartate aminotransferase family protein, translated as MLTLRQLFLANNAQTTDFPLCLEFERAEGVYMYNAEGKAWIDLISGIGVSNIGHGNPKVIEAIKQQLDKYMHLMVYGEYVQTPQVRFAEKLTSLLPQNLESVYFTNSGAEAIEGALKLAKRYTGRSGMISCYHSYHGSTHGALSLMGNEEFKQAYRPLLPDVHFISFNNTDDLDYITKETACVIIETVQGEAGIRVPDMEYMQLLRKRCTQTGTLLILDENQTAFGRTGKLFAFEHFGIVADILVLGKALGGGMPLGAFIASTEIMSALKNNPILGHITTFGGHPVCCASGMASLEVLLNEDLINTVPEKEALFRKLLTQPAIKQVRGKGLMLAAEFDSFELNKKIIDTCIEQGVVTDWFLHCSNSMRIAPPLIITKEQIEHACSVILNAVNQHV; from the coding sequence ATGCTTACCCTTCGCCAACTTTTCCTTGCTAATAATGCCCAAACTACCGATTTTCCTTTATGCCTGGAATTTGAACGAGCCGAAGGCGTGTACATGTATAATGCCGAGGGAAAGGCTTGGATAGACTTGATTTCGGGCATTGGCGTTAGCAATATTGGTCATGGCAACCCTAAAGTTATTGAGGCCATAAAGCAGCAACTGGATAAGTATATGCACCTGATGGTGTATGGCGAATACGTGCAAACCCCACAAGTGCGCTTTGCCGAAAAGTTAACCTCGCTCCTGCCCCAAAACCTGGAATCGGTTTATTTTACCAATTCGGGTGCTGAGGCTATTGAAGGAGCTTTAAAATTAGCTAAGCGTTATACAGGGCGCAGCGGAATGATTTCCTGCTATCATTCATACCATGGCAGTACGCATGGTGCACTTAGTTTAATGGGGAACGAGGAATTTAAACAAGCCTACCGCCCGTTATTACCTGATGTACATTTCATCAGCTTTAATAATACTGATGATTTGGACTATATAACCAAAGAAACTGCATGTGTAATTATTGAAACCGTACAGGGTGAAGCCGGAATACGCGTACCCGATATGGAATATATGCAGTTACTGCGCAAGCGTTGCACCCAAACCGGAACATTGCTTATTTTAGATGAAAATCAAACCGCATTTGGGCGCACCGGTAAGCTGTTTGCTTTTGAACATTTTGGCATTGTAGCCGATATATTGGTTTTAGGTAAGGCTTTAGGCGGAGGTATGCCGTTAGGGGCTTTTATTGCATCAACAGAAATCATGAGCGCCTTAAAAAACAATCCTATTTTAGGGCATATCACTACGTTTGGAGGCCACCCGGTTTGTTGCGCATCGGGCATGGCATCGTTGGAGGTATTATTGAATGAAGACCTTATTAACACGGTACCAGAAAAAGAAGCCCTGTTTAGAAAGCTACTTACCCAACCCGCTATAAAACAGGTGCGTGGCAAAGGACTGATGCTGGCTGCTGAATTTGATAGCTTCGAACTCAATAAGAAAATAATAGATACCTGTATTGAACAAGGCGTAGTTACCGATTGGTTTTTACATTGCAGCAACTCTATGCGTATAGCCCCACCGCTTATTATTACTAAAGAACAGATAGAGCACGCTTGTTCGGTAATTTTGAATGCTGTAAATCAGCATGTTTAA
- a CDS encoding nucleoside permease translates to MNIKFRLILMNFMQFFIWGAWLLTVGAYWFQNKQWSGAQFGAIFSTMGISAIFMPALTGIISDRFVNAEKLYGIMHILGSVALFCLPMVTDPSTFFWVMLINMIFYMPTLSLSITVAYSALKGSDLDVVKDYPPIRIWGTIGFIAALWAVSLTHNETSSNQFYISSAVALALGIYSFTLPKCPPQLRFGEKRSLTERLGLNAFALFKTPRFAIFFAFSMLLGAALQLTNAYGDTYLHDFDKIAAYKDTIAVKYPAIIMSISQISETLFILAIPFFLRKFGIKYVMLFSMLAWVLRFGLFAFGNPADGLWMIVLSCIVYGMAFDFFNISGSLFVETQTTPAIRGSAQGLFMMMVNGFGALFGSFASGFLIDHYFTLADKTKDWQNIWLTFAAYALVIAIIFPFIFRYKHNAALEHAIKHA, encoded by the coding sequence ATGAATATTAAGTTCCGCTTAATACTAATGAACTTTATGCAATTTTTTATATGGGGAGCATGGCTGCTCACCGTAGGTGCATATTGGTTTCAAAATAAGCAATGGTCGGGTGCACAGTTTGGTGCCATATTTTCTACAATGGGTATTTCGGCCATATTTATGCCGGCTCTAACAGGCATCATCTCCGATCGTTTTGTAAATGCCGAAAAATTGTACGGCATCATGCACATTTTAGGTTCGGTAGCGTTGTTTTGCTTACCCATGGTAACTGATCCATCAACCTTTTTCTGGGTGATGCTTATCAACATGATATTTTATATGCCCACACTGTCGTTATCTATCACAGTAGCATATTCGGCGCTTAAAGGGAGTGACCTTGATGTGGTAAAAGACTATCCCCCTATACGCATCTGGGGAACTATAGGCTTTATTGCTGCTTTGTGGGCCGTTAGCTTAACCCATAACGAAACCTCTTCAAACCAATTTTATATTTCATCGGCGGTAGCTTTGGCTTTGGGTATCTATTCATTTACATTGCCAAAATGCCCCCCACAATTAAGGTTTGGCGAAAAAAGGTCATTAACCGAGCGTTTGGGATTGAATGCCTTTGCACTATTCAAAACGCCCCGTTTCGCCATCTTCTTTGCATTCTCGATGTTATTGGGTGCAGCCTTGCAGCTAACTAATGCCTATGGCGATACTTACCTGCACGATTTTGATAAGATTGCAGCTTATAAAGACACCATAGCGGTAAAATATCCTGCCATCATTATGTCTATTTCGCAAATCTCTGAAACGCTGTTTATTCTGGCTATACCTTTCTTTTTGCGCAAGTTTGGAATAAAGTACGTGATGCTGTTTAGTATGCTGGCCTGGGTACTGCGCTTTGGCTTGTTTGCGTTTGGCAACCCTGCCGATGGCTTGTGGATGATCGTGCTATCATGCATTGTTTATGGAATGGCTTTCGATTTCTTCAACATATCCGGATCGTTGTTTGTAGAAACACAAACCACCCCGGCCATCCGTGGCAGCGCACAAGGTTTGTTTATGATGATGGTTAACGGCTTTGGCGCACTGTTTGGCAGCTTTGCCAGTGGTTTTTTAATAGACCATTACTTTACTCTTGCCGATAAAACTAAAGACTGGCAAAACATATGGCTAACCTTTGCAGCGTATGCGCTGGTTATTGCCATTATATTTCCATTTATTTTCAGATACAAGCACAATGCGGCTTTGGAACATGCTATCAAACACGCTTAA
- a CDS encoding glycoside hydrolase family 130 protein → MRLSIERKAVKVNPDSKRVIARFFFNGNERSKEVIQRVMNVPEEDVFGLISPLLQEYSRRHRNITRVLNRHCAKLKNLFTELGIDFDALSVYRKLLIGSYFTHEYSIESAAFFNPSIVDDPDQSDLEEGERRVIMSFRAVGEGHISSITFRRALFDKNNNITVLPAGDYIDEAEIVRNAVYNKKLFFDKAVTTQISVDVLKELEDKLDHHFEYSNLRRLILDSQKLQQNDSRRLEYDKVLWLADSYYEIVFSLDTDISDRVIFPISEYERKGIEDARFVKFYNEDGSSSYYATYTAYDGSLIMPKLLQTNDFVNFRIMPLYGAGSQNKNLALFPRKINGKYAMLSRIDGCNNYIMYSDKINIWENPQLLQKPKFAWEFVQIGNCGSPIETEDGWLIISHGVGPMRKYVLGASLLKLDDPTVEIGRLKEPLLIPNSDEREGYVPNVIYSCGSIVHNNKLILPYGLSDYSSSFAEVDMSLLLKRLKEDGV, encoded by the coding sequence ATGAGACTTTCTATCGAGCGTAAGGCTGTAAAAGTAAACCCCGATTCTAAGCGTGTTATTGCCCGTTTCTTTTTTAACGGTAACGAACGTTCAAAAGAAGTAATACAGCGGGTTATGAATGTACCGGAAGAAGATGTATTCGGTCTCATTTCTCCGTTATTACAGGAATATTCCCGCCGTCACCGTAATATTACCAGGGTACTTAATCGTCATTGCGCAAAACTCAAAAACCTTTTTACCGAATTAGGGATTGACTTTGATGCGCTAAGTGTTTATCGTAAGTTGCTTATTGGCTCATACTTTACTCACGAGTATTCTATTGAATCGGCTGCATTTTTTAACCCATCAATTGTTGACGATCCCGACCAAAGTGATTTGGAAGAAGGCGAACGCCGGGTAATTATGAGTTTTAGAGCTGTTGGCGAAGGCCACATATCATCTATTACGTTCCGCAGGGCTTTATTCGATAAAAACAACAATATTACAGTACTGCCTGCCGGCGATTATATTGATGAAGCCGAAATTGTGCGTAATGCCGTTTACAATAAAAAATTATTTTTTGATAAAGCTGTTACCACGCAAATTAGCGTTGATGTATTAAAAGAGCTCGAAGACAAACTTGATCATCATTTTGAGTATTCTAACCTTCGCCGTTTAATTCTCGACTCGCAAAAACTACAGCAAAACGATTCGCGCCGTTTAGAGTACGATAAAGTTCTTTGGCTGGCCGACTCGTATTACGAGATTGTATTTTCGCTGGATACGGATATATCTGACCGGGTTATCTTCCCTATATCAGAGTACGAACGCAAAGGAATTGAAGATGCACGCTTTGTTAAATTTTATAACGAAGATGGCAGTTCATCATACTACGCTACCTACACCGCTTATGACGGCTCTTTAATTATGCCTAAGCTGTTACAAACCAATGATTTTGTGAATTTTAGAATTATGCCATTGTATGGTGCAGGTTCGCAAAACAAAAACCTGGCATTGTTTCCACGCAAGATTAATGGCAAATACGCTATGCTGTCACGTATAGACGGATGTAATAACTACATCATGTACTCTGACAAGATTAATATATGGGAAAATCCTCAATTATTGCAAAAACCTAAGTTTGCATGGGAGTTTGTACAAATAGGTAACTGTGGTTCACCCATTGAAACCGAAGACGGCTGGTTAATTATAAGTCACGGCGTGGGTCCTATGCGTAAATACGTATTAGGTGCCAGCTTGTTAAAGTTAGACGACCCTACTGTGGAAATAGGCCGCTTAAAGGAGCCCCTGCTTATTCCAAACAGTGACGAGCGCGAGGGTTATGTACCTAACGTTATTTATTCATGTGGTTCAATTGTACATAACAACAAACTTATTTTACCATACGGCTTATCCGACTATTCTTCATCGTTTGCCGAGGTTGATATGTCGTTATTGTTAAAGAGATTAAAAGAAGATGGAGTGTAA
- a CDS encoding ABC transporter ATP-binding protein, with protein MLSLKQISKYYTSGGNKTYVLNKVDLDVDQGEFISIMGPSGSGKSTLLNIIGMLDQPSEGYHYFMNEPVHQLKEKQRSALYKQNIGFVFQAYHLIDELTVYENIETPLLYQDVKSAERKALVADSLDRFNIVGKKDLFPAQLSGGQQQLVGIARALIAKPKLLLADEPTGNLNSKQGEEIMELFQKLNKEDDVTIIQVTHSEKNAQYGSRIINLLDGKIDSSVIL; from the coding sequence ATGTTATCACTTAAACAAATATCAAAATACTATACCAGCGGCGGCAATAAAACTTATGTGCTAAACAAGGTAGACCTTGATGTTGACCAGGGAGAGTTTATTTCGATCATGGGGCCATCAGGTTCGGGTAAATCAACTTTGCTGAATATTATCGGCATGTTAGATCAGCCATCCGAAGGATATCATTATTTCATGAACGAGCCTGTGCATCAGCTTAAAGAAAAACAGCGTTCGGCATTGTATAAACAAAATATAGGCTTTGTATTTCAGGCTTACCATTTAATTGATGAGCTTACCGTTTACGAAAACATTGAAACCCCGCTATTGTACCAGGATGTAAAAAGTGCCGAGCGAAAAGCCTTAGTGGCCGATAGCTTAGACCGTTTTAACATTGTAGGCAAAAAAGATCTGTTCCCGGCGCAACTATCGGGCGGACAGCAGCAGCTGGTGGGTATTGCGCGAGCACTGATAGCTAAACCTAAATTGCTTTTGGCCGATGAGCCTACCGGTAATCTCAACTCAAAACAAGGTGAGGAAATAATGGAACTGTTCCAGAAGCTAAATAAGGAAGACGATGTAACCATTATACAGGTAACCCACTCCGAAAAAAATGCCCAATACGGTTCGCGCATCATCAACCTGCTTGATGGTAAAATTGATTCATCCGTAATATTGTAA
- a CDS encoding porin family protein produces MKKHLYLIICALGIIASASAQTVPLLPNVNIGIKAGVNLSNFSTEKTLSSDNRAGFLAGAWARIGMGGLHFQPELYYNSKEVRVEDSQTKSVNTAKFRSIDLPLLVGKKFGMFGVGARINTGPLVSFAVSHDQSVGDAFSNASRLRVKDQNYAWVFGAGLDVYKVSLDLRYEAGINKLRNGNGTVDVRPNMFNLTLAYRLFAL; encoded by the coding sequence ATGAAAAAACATCTTTATTTAATCATATGCGCTTTGGGCATAATAGCATCCGCAAGCGCCCAAACTGTCCCTTTGTTACCTAACGTAAATATAGGTATAAAAGCAGGTGTTAACTTATCTAATTTCTCTACCGAGAAGACCCTGAGCAGCGATAACAGGGCCGGTTTCCTTGCAGGTGCATGGGCAAGAATTGGTATGGGAGGATTACATTTTCAGCCAGAATTATATTATAATTCAAAAGAAGTAAGGGTTGAAGATTCGCAAACGAAGTCGGTAAATACAGCTAAATTCAGAAGTATTGATTTGCCTTTATTAGTAGGTAAAAAATTTGGAATGTTTGGAGTAGGTGCCCGCATTAATACAGGTCCGCTGGTATCATTTGCCGTAAGTCACGATCAAAGTGTAGGCGATGCCTTTAGTAATGCAAGTCGTTTAAGGGTAAAAGACCAGAATTATGCGTGGGTATTTGGTGCCGGTTTAGATGTGTATAAAGTTTCTCTCGACCTTCGTTACGAAGCTGGTATAAACAAACTACGTAACGGCAACGGTACTGTTGATGTTAGGCCAAATATGTTTAACCTTACCTTAGCTTACCGCTTATTTGCGCTGTAA
- a CDS encoding TolC family protein encodes MRYLYILIILLGGLNSSYCQTADSVYKLQQCIDIAIKNNLTVKRSELDMERSRIYWQQQRANLLPTFSGNVNHGISTGRSIDPFTNTYLNQQITSADYGANANLILFNGMTIQNSIRQTSLAYQAGKMDFEQAKNDITLNVITTYFQAINNADLLVLANNQLEVSKQQVQRLQVMNSNGAVKPSDYYDVKGQQSTDQLSVINTRNALEASKLNLLLLMNVPYSRSISLQRLNAAELPAGKFNQSANQVYDQALASLPLVKAATLRRQSTEKKVQAAKGLLYPTISLFGGVGTRYSSAARRSVFLDSTEVNTGMFIKTPAGNQSVYGYTQNYGSEKVGYYNQFKNNYSTQVGIGLQIPILNAFQNRNRVALAKIDLSEARYIEENTRVQLKQNVEQAYINMTSAYDRYQIYTEQVDAFKESFRTAEIRFNAGVLNSVDYIVAKNNLDRANTNLINARYDYYIRTKILAYYQGNLTF; translated from the coding sequence ATGCGTTATCTTTATATACTGATAATTTTATTGGGCGGGCTTAACAGCAGCTACTGCCAAACTGCCGATTCGGTTTATAAACTGCAGCAGTGCATTGATATTGCTATTAAAAATAACCTTACCGTTAAACGCAGTGAACTGGACATGGAGCGTAGCCGTATTTACTGGCAACAGCAACGTGCCAACCTGCTGCCAACCTTTAGCGGCAATGTTAATCATGGAATAAGCACCGGGCGCAGTATTGACCCATTTACCAATACTTACCTTAATCAGCAAATTACTTCGGCCGATTACGGCGCGAATGCAAACCTCATCCTTTTTAACGGCATGACGATTCAGAACAGCATCCGGCAAACATCATTAGCCTACCAGGCCGGTAAAATGGATTTTGAGCAGGCTAAAAATGATATTACATTAAATGTAATTACTACCTATTTTCAGGCTATTAATAATGCCGACTTGCTGGTATTGGCCAATAACCAGTTAGAGGTATCTAAACAGCAAGTACAACGCTTACAGGTAATGAACAGCAATGGAGCCGTAAAGCCCTCAGATTATTACGATGTAAAAGGCCAGCAGTCAACCGATCAGTTATCGGTTATTAATACCAGGAATGCCTTGGAGGCCTCCAAACTGAATTTATTATTGCTGATGAATGTTCCCTATTCGCGCAGTATTAGCTTACAACGCCTTAATGCAGCTGAACTTCCTGCAGGGAAGTTTAACCAATCGGCCAACCAGGTGTACGACCAGGCATTGGCCAGTTTGCCCCTGGTAAAAGCCGCAACTTTGCGTCGTCAAAGCACCGAGAAGAAAGTGCAGGCCGCTAAAGGACTGTTATACCCAACTATTTCACTTTTTGGTGGGGTAGGTACACGTTATTCGAGTGCGGCAAGGCGATCGGTGTTTCTTGATTCAACAGAAGTTAACACCGGCATGTTTATTAAAACACCAGCCGGCAACCAATCTGTGTACGGATATACACAAAACTATGGCAGCGAGAAAGTGGGCTATTATAACCAGTTTAAGAACAACTATTCCACCCAGGTGGGAATTGGTTTGCAAATACCTATCCTCAATGCTTTTCAAAACCGTAACAGGGTTGCTTTAGCTAAAATTGATTTATCGGAGGCTCGTTATATTGAGGAAAACACCCGTGTGCAGCTAAAGCAAAATGTGGAGCAAGCTTATATTAACATGACCTCGGCTTATGACCGTTACCAGATATATACCGAACAGGTTGATGCCTTTAAAGAGTCTTTTCGTACGGCCGAAATTCGTTTCAATGCCGGTGTGCTTAATTCTGTTGATTATATTGTAGCTAAAAACAACCTCGACAGGGCAAATACCAATTTAATTAATGCCCGTTATGATTACTATATACGTACCAAAATATTAGCTTATTACCAAGGGAATTTAACTTTTTAA
- a CDS encoding glycosyltransferase family 4 protein, with protein MKVAVLSPVAWRTPPRHYGPWEQVASNIAEGMVKKGVEVTLFATGDSLTAGKLESICEIGYEEDRSQDAKVLECLHISNLMENAGEFDLIHNNFDFLPLTYSGVIKTPVITTIHGFSSQRIIPVYKKYNATSHYVSISNADRSTELEYLATVYNGLDAKDFTFNADAEDYLLYFGRIHHDKGTAEAIEIAKKSGRKLLIAGIIQDANYYRERVEPFIDNEQIVYVGHAGPEKRQELLSKASTLLHPINFNEPFGMSVAESMLCGTPVIAFNKGSMPELIKHQETGFLVKNIDEAVEAVKQLNTIERNTCREWALAQFSSEKMVDDYYKLYQQILGL; from the coding sequence ATGAAGGTTGCCGTACTATCTCCCGTTGCCTGGCGCACACCGCCCAGACATTACGGACCGTGGGAACAAGTAGCATCAAATATTGCCGAAGGTATGGTTAAAAAGGGTGTTGAAGTCACCCTTTTTGCCACCGGCGACTCATTGACTGCCGGAAAACTCGAATCTATTTGTGAAATCGGATATGAAGAAGACCGCTCGCAAGATGCCAAAGTGCTGGAATGCCTACACATCAGTAACCTGATGGAAAATGCAGGTGAGTTTGACCTCATCCATAATAATTTCGATTTCCTGCCCCTTACCTATTCAGGGGTTATAAAAACACCTGTAATAACTACTATCCACGGTTTTTCCTCTCAGCGCATTATTCCCGTTTATAAAAAGTATAACGCTACTTCGCACTACGTTTCTATTAGTAATGCTGACCGCAGTACTGAACTGGAATACCTTGCTACAGTATACAATGGTTTAGATGCTAAAGATTTCACCTTTAATGCCGATGCAGAAGATTATCTTTTATATTTTGGCCGTATACATCATGATAAGGGTACCGCTGAAGCCATAGAGATTGCGAAGAAAAGCGGGCGCAAACTTTTAATTGCAGGTATTATACAAGATGCCAACTATTATCGAGAACGTGTAGAACCGTTTATTGATAACGAGCAGATTGTATATGTTGGCCATGCCGGACCCGAAAAACGACAAGAGCTTTTGAGTAAAGCTTCTACCCTACTTCATCCTATTAACTTTAACGAGCCTTTTGGCATGAGCGTAGCCGAATCAATGCTTTGCGGCACGCCGGTTATTGCTTTCAATAAAGGCTCGATGCCTGAGTTAATCAAACATCAGGAAACCGGTTTTTTGGTCAAAAATATTGATGAGGCGGTTGAAGCTGTTAAGCAGTTAAATACTATAGAGCGTAACACCTGCCGCGAATGGGCATTGGCTCAATTCAGCAGCGAAAAAATGGTTGATGATTACTACAAACTTTATCAGCAGATTTTAGGGCTTTGA
- a CDS encoding bifunctional nuclease family protein, protein MKKIKLDIVGLSYSQTQSGAYALVLGEVNGRRRLPIIIGSFEAQAIAIEIEKMTPSRPLTHDLFKSFAQAYDITIQEVIIYNLVDGIFYAKLICSDGKKTTEIDARTSDAIAMAVRFECPIYTHEFILSTAGIVIEGNDFVYLENLSETAEEKPASTAVVTNYASLSTDELKSMLKDALNEEAYEKAAKVRDELNKRKAS, encoded by the coding sequence ATGAAAAAAATTAAGCTCGATATTGTTGGTTTATCTTACAGCCAAACACAATCGGGCGCATATGCTTTGGTTTTAGGAGAAGTAAACGGCCGCCGTCGCCTTCCTATTATCATTGGTAGTTTTGAAGCTCAGGCCATTGCTATTGAAATAGAAAAAATGACACCAAGCCGCCCTCTTACCCATGATCTATTTAAAAGCTTTGCCCAAGCTTATGATATTACCATTCAGGAAGTAATTATTTATAACCTGGTAGATGGTATTTTTTATGCCAAATTGATCTGTTCCGACGGTAAAAAAACTACCGAAATTGATGCCCGCACCTCTGATGCCATTGCCATGGCTGTACGTTTTGAATGCCCTATTTACACCCATGAATTTATCCTCTCAACCGCAGGTATTGTAATTGAAGGTAACGACTTTGTTTACCTGGAAAATTTAAGCGAAACTGCTGAAGAAAAACCAGCATCTACTGCAGTTGTAACCAACTATGCATCATTAAGTACAGACGAGCTAAAAAGTATGCTTAAAGACGCCCTGAATGAAGAAGCCTACGAAAAAGCCGCTAAAGTGCGTGATGAATTAAACAAACGAAAAGCATCTTAA